Proteins co-encoded in one Thermomicrobiales bacterium genomic window:
- a CDS encoding methyltransferase domain-containing protein — translation MAQEHWQNDLYEQLALGSAAQTNPIAASLLESLDDQRFKALRDTVLDEAHLYPGAVALEIGCGPGMMLEGIADRVGPEGEIHGLDLNPHFIDIATRRSRMLGLNQTRFVTADCHTLPYPDSTFDAVLAERLLMHVAPITRVLTEISRVLTIGGRAVFADYDPYSAFAAGPDPTITSRVLASAASVYASPLAARETPSACIQVGLYVERVHGHLLVFEDPNAPNVQGITSVWAEHAAAGRQVDRSTVKRWERAVERAIAQHRFLIAIPHVVTVVTRVR, via the coding sequence GTGGCGCAGGAGCACTGGCAAAACGATCTATACGAGCAGTTGGCACTCGGGAGCGCGGCGCAAACCAACCCGATTGCTGCCAGCCTCCTCGAATCACTGGATGACCAACGCTTCAAGGCACTCCGCGACACTGTTCTCGACGAAGCCCACCTCTATCCGGGCGCCGTTGCGCTCGAGATCGGCTGCGGCCCCGGCATGATGCTGGAGGGCATTGCCGATCGCGTCGGGCCAGAAGGCGAGATCCATGGCCTCGACCTCAACCCCCACTTCATCGACATCGCAACACGACGTTCGAGGATGCTTGGGCTGAATCAGACGCGGTTCGTCACTGCCGACTGCCACACGTTGCCGTATCCCGACTCCACGTTCGATGCCGTCCTTGCGGAGCGTCTGCTGATGCACGTCGCCCCGATCACACGTGTGCTGACCGAAATCTCCCGTGTGTTGACGATCGGTGGCCGAGCGGTGTTTGCCGATTACGACCCGTACAGCGCGTTCGCCGCCGGCCCAGATCCCACCATCACATCACGCGTTCTGGCGTCAGCGGCGTCGGTCTACGCCTCCCCACTGGCGGCGCGCGAGACGCCATCCGCGTGCATTCAGGTGGGGCTGTACGTCGAGAGGGTGCACGGTCACCTGCTGGTGTTCGAGGATCCGAACGCGCCTAACGTGCAGGGGATCACATCTGTCTGGGCGGAGCACGCAGCCGCCGGCCGGCAAGTCGATCGCAGCACGGTCAAACGCTGGGAGCGAGCCGTCGAACGCGCTATCGCCCAGCATCGGTTTCTGATCGCAATCCCACACGTCGTCACTGTCGTCACCCGGGTTCGCTGA
- a CDS encoding PHP domain-containing protein, translating to MITNSQIADRLRAYADLLEMTGESGFRLNAYRRAADSIQQHDRPVATESDLRSIPSVGAGIAAILDEIVATGSFMALDELQEQMPGSVLALLDVPGVGLKTAARLYRELGITSLAGLEESIRDGRLGTMKGMGPKAQIRITEGLAFLQRRSGRSSIGAALPLAERLAADLAARINAPVHVVGSVRRMCETTGNIDLLAIGEDPDEVLGIASQLASIAGMIERVDNSATFTLQQGIDLRVAVAPARSAGTALVRWTGSFAHLAALGGVNALPDAPTEEGVYAALGMDWIPPELREDRGEVTAARERRLPRLIEVGDLRGDLHLHTTWSDGSASPLEMAIAAAARGYEYLAITDHSGSLGVAGGLRPERLREQIDVIRDLAGTAPVRLFTGSEVEVHRDGQLDFDDALLAELDVVVASLHSGLRQPEDEFTGRMLRTIANRHVDIIAHPTGRLVERRQGADVTWARVIEAARETATALEINADPARLDMTDVVARAAAGAGVLISIDSDAHHPDGLASVRYGVGIARRAWIEPRQVVNTWPLADLTAWLRDRRLPGRSR from the coding sequence ATGATCACAAACAGCCAGATTGCCGATCGGCTACGAGCCTATGCCGACCTGCTGGAAATGACCGGCGAGAGTGGATTTCGACTGAACGCCTATCGGCGGGCGGCGGACTCCATCCAGCAGCATGATCGGCCGGTCGCGACAGAGTCAGACCTCCGCTCAATCCCGTCAGTCGGCGCCGGCATCGCGGCAATCCTCGACGAGATTGTTGCCACGGGGTCGTTCATGGCGCTCGACGAGCTTCAGGAACAAATGCCGGGGTCGGTGCTGGCGCTGCTCGATGTGCCGGGTGTCGGATTGAAGACAGCCGCGAGACTGTATCGGGAACTGGGAATCACCTCGCTTGCCGGACTCGAGGAATCGATCCGCGACGGCCGGCTCGGGACGATGAAAGGGATGGGGCCGAAAGCGCAGATCCGGATCACCGAGGGGCTTGCGTTCCTCCAGCGCCGGAGTGGTCGGAGCTCGATCGGCGCGGCGTTGCCGTTGGCCGAGCGACTGGCGGCTGACCTTGCGGCGAGGATCAACGCTCCGGTACACGTCGTCGGGTCTGTCCGGCGGATGTGTGAGACAACCGGCAACATCGACCTGCTGGCGATCGGGGAGGATCCGGACGAAGTGCTGGGTATTGCCAGCCAGTTGGCGTCGATCGCCGGGATGATCGAGCGCGTGGACAATTCGGCTACGTTCACGCTCCAGCAAGGTATCGACCTGCGCGTCGCGGTTGCGCCCGCGCGCTCGGCCGGCACTGCGCTCGTCCGCTGGACCGGCTCGTTCGCGCATCTCGCGGCGCTTGGAGGCGTCAACGCCCTGCCGGACGCGCCGACGGAAGAAGGAGTCTATGCCGCGTTGGGAATGGACTGGATTCCGCCGGAGCTCCGCGAGGACCGCGGTGAGGTTACCGCCGCTCGTGAGCGCCGGCTGCCACGGCTGATCGAGGTTGGCGACCTGCGCGGCGACCTGCACCTGCACACGACCTGGTCGGACGGCTCCGCGTCGCCACTCGAAATGGCGATTGCCGCGGCCGCTCGCGGTTACGAATACCTCGCGATCACCGACCATTCGGGCAGTCTCGGCGTGGCCGGCGGACTGCGTCCCGAACGTCTGCGCGAGCAAATCGATGTCATCCGGGATCTCGCTGGAACCGCCCCGGTGCGCCTGTTCACCGGCTCGGAGGTCGAAGTCCATCGCGATGGGCAACTGGATTTCGACGACGCGCTGCTGGCCGAGCTTGATGTGGTTGTGGCGTCGCTCCACAGCGGTCTGCGCCAGCCGGAGGATGAGTTCACTGGCCGGATGCTGCGGACAATCGCGAACCGCCACGTCGACATCATCGCCCACCCGACCGGTCGTCTCGTCGAGCGGCGTCAGGGCGCCGACGTGACCTGGGCGCGCGTGATCGAGGCGGCTCGCGAAACAGCGACCGCGCTGGAGATCAACGCCGATCCGGCCAGGCTTGACATGACCGACGTCGTCGCGCGCGCCGCCGCCGGGGCTGGCGTCCTGATCTCGATTGATTCCGACGCGCACCATCCGGATGGTCTCGCCAGTGTGCGCTATGGAGTCGGCATCGCGCGTCGCGCGTGGATCGAGCCGCGACAGGTTGTCAACACATGGCCGCTCGCTGACCTCACCGCCTGGCTGCGCGACCGGCGCTTGCCGGGCCGCTCGCGGTGA
- a CDS encoding rhodanese-like domain-containing protein — MTHPPRQYPCPDLIVEPAWLAAHLGDTDLLIIDCDDADVRAVRPHIPGAVPLPIHPYLRDIHTNVGVLPPDQATTILGGLGVGDGRRVVCYDSQGGVLAARCWWVLWYYGFENAALLNGGWISWAAEGNPVEHAWGEPVAGDFVAQPVGDRIADCDVILPRLGNDDFATLDMRTDLEWAGTPETVRNQREGYIPGAVHLEWKHFVDWEASARFKPALEIATLLELNGITRGKAVVPY; from the coding sequence GTGACCCATCCCCCCCGGCAATATCCATGTCCCGATCTGATCGTCGAGCCCGCCTGGCTGGCGGCGCATCTGGGAGACACCGATCTCCTGATCATCGACTGTGACGACGCCGATGTGCGGGCCGTTCGGCCTCACATCCCCGGCGCTGTTCCGCTGCCGATCCACCCGTACCTGCGTGATATTCACACCAACGTCGGTGTCCTTCCTCCGGATCAGGCGACTACGATCCTTGGCGGCCTCGGCGTTGGCGATGGCCGGCGAGTCGTCTGCTACGACTCGCAAGGCGGCGTGCTGGCCGCGCGCTGTTGGTGGGTGCTCTGGTACTACGGCTTCGAGAATGCCGCGCTGCTGAATGGCGGCTGGATATCGTGGGCCGCCGAGGGCAACCCGGTCGAGCATGCGTGGGGTGAGCCGGTGGCAGGAGATTTCGTGGCGCAACCGGTCGGAGACCGTATCGCCGACTGTGACGTGATCCTGCCGCGCCTGGGTAATGACGATTTCGCCACGCTCGATATGCGCACCGATCTGGAATGGGCCGGCACTCCGGAAACCGTTCGGAATCAGCGCGAAGGGTACATCCCGGGTGCAGTGCACCTTGAGTGGAAGCATTTTGTCGACTGGGAAGCGTCGGCGCGATTCAAGCCCGCGCTGGAGATTGCCACGCTTCTGGAATTGAATGGGATCACACGCGGCAAGGCAGTCGTCCCCTATTGA